The following are from one region of the Pectobacterium actinidiae genome:
- a CDS encoding amino acid ABC transporter ATP-binding protein — MNQTAFTQSPDHMITLENVNKWYGQFHVLKDINLQVRQGERIVLCGPSGSGKSTTIRCINHLEEHQQGRIVVDGIELNNDLRNIEKIRTEVGMVFQHFNLFPHLTVLQNCTLAPCWVRHMPKKEAEELAMHYLERVRIAAHAHKFPGQLSGGQQQRVAIARSLCMKPKIMLFDEPTSALDPEMVKEVLDTMLGLAQDGMTMLCVTHEMGFARTVADRVIFMDQGEIVEQAPPDIFFSRPRSERTQSFLSQILH, encoded by the coding sequence ATGAATCAGACTGCATTCACTCAATCACCCGATCACATGATTACCTTAGAAAATGTGAATAAGTGGTACGGGCAATTTCACGTACTTAAAGACATCAATTTGCAGGTCAGACAAGGCGAGCGCATCGTGCTGTGCGGCCCATCTGGCTCAGGGAAATCAACCACCATACGCTGCATTAATCATCTCGAAGAGCATCAGCAGGGGCGGATTGTTGTTGACGGTATTGAATTGAATAACGATTTACGCAATATCGAAAAAATTCGTACTGAAGTCGGCATGGTGTTTCAGCACTTTAATCTTTTCCCGCACCTAACTGTGTTGCAGAACTGCACGCTGGCGCCATGCTGGGTACGCCACATGCCAAAGAAAGAAGCAGAAGAGTTGGCCATGCACTATCTGGAACGCGTGCGTATCGCCGCACACGCCCATAAATTTCCAGGACAGCTATCGGGAGGTCAGCAACAGCGCGTAGCCATCGCGCGTTCGCTGTGCATGAAGCCAAAGATTATGCTATTTGATGAGCCGACGTCCGCGCTGGATCCTGAGATGGTGAAAGAGGTACTCGATACCATGCTTGGGCTGGCACAAGATGGAATGACAATGCTGTGTGTAACGCACGAAATGGGCTTCGCGAGAACGGTTGCTGACCGGGTGATCTTTATGGATCAGGGAGAGATCGTAGAACAAGCGCCACCGGATATTTTCTTCTCCAGACCTCGTTCAGAGCGCACACAGTCATTTCTTTCACAAATTCTGCACTAA